The window CGGGCGTCGACCCATTGCGTGAACGGTGGCGCCCGTTCAGTGTCGGAGTCGGGGCGAGCCGCCTGACCGGCCGGTACAAGATCGTGCGCCTGAGCTACCTGAGGGACGGCGCAGTCCTCGCATTCAGGGCGGAGGTCCTTGATCAGGGCTCCTGGTCGTGGAGGAAAGTAGCCAGCGCCCCTCCCAACCTCCTCCTCGAAGAACCCGTGTTCGCCGCTGGATCAATCCACTGGACGGACCTCGGAGCAGGCCTTGCTGTCGGGATCTCGTCATTCGACCTCGCGAAGGAAGAGTTCGCGCCGACTCCATGCCCGGAAGGGTTTCGAGACCCCTACCTAGTGGAACTCCAGGGAGTTCTGGGGCTCGTCGACTGCTTGGGCGAGGAGAGCGTGGACGTGTGGgtgagggaggaggagagcgGGCGGTGGACGAAGGAGTACAGTGTCCGGCTGGTCCCGCCATTGCCGATGAGCAGTCGCTACAGCCTTAATGTTCGGCGCTGCGGTGGTGGCCGGAAGATCGCACTCAACTACGAGGACAGCTTCTGGTTCTACGATCCCGCGACTGACGAGCTGAGGCATGAGCAGAGAGACGGCGCGTCGCGGGCCACTGTTGCTTGCAGCATCACCGTGAGTTTGCTATCGCCGGCGCAGTTGTGGAATGATGGGGGTTAAGGAATTAAGCCCCGAGTAAATTTTGGCGCATTTTACCCCCTTTTGAGTCGAATTGACTATGCCCCTACGTCGGAAAATtcaggtcttttttttttttttttttgttgaagttgCGTACTAACCAAATAAATTTGGTGTAGCCTGAGCCCAGATTTTTTAGGTGATCCAAATTTTACAGTTGTATAGCTTGCCGAGCGAAGAATCAAATCAAGCCTCATCCAATTCACATGTATGTGATGTCACATTAGCTATCTTAGTATAAAACAAGCCCTCCTCTTTCTTACCATTGCGACATCGAAATTAGCGATAAATTTTCTCAAGTAATTGATAACAGATTAAAAGGGGATATATATCAATAAAACCAAACAAACATAGCTCTTAAAATTCGAATTGCACTTTCCATCGGACTCCTCCCTGCAAAAGGGCTTCCGGAGATGGATAGGCATTAGACACCATGACTAGTTTTGCGGCAGAGTTTTGGGCAACATAGAGATAGAGATGGCTTAGCTCTAGTCAAAtctcttaaaatttaaaatgtggAGACGAGGAGATTAACGGAAGAGTTTATAGGCTGCTGTATCCATATCACCATCCACCTACAGGCTGATTGCTCTCGCTATTAGCCCATCTTGAATTTGTATTACAACTTTTGTTTGTATAGATGTcgatttaattataaaccttctAACACCGGTTATCTCACGCAATATAGCCGATGctaatatgaataatttttgtaattttttaaaaaatgatttctgttttcttcttcttctttgctcctCAAGGCATTCACACCTTTGTCAACctcaatgaaaaagaaaataaaaaattattttaaaatatttttaaaaatatattaaaactaTCCACATCGGTGCTTATCATGCTTGGCggaatgactcaattggcattattgtcaaaaaagtttaaactaaattgactaaattaaaatatttaagaataaattgacattggtatattaggtttaaattttttttgataatttctctcaattttttttatcaactagTCAAAACTGGGAAAGTAGTtatatcttcaaatttttttttaaatgatattgcaaattttgaaaatacttTG of the Eucalyptus grandis isolate ANBG69807.140 chromosome 10, ASM1654582v1, whole genome shotgun sequence genome contains:
- the LOC104423481 gene encoding F-box/kelch-repeat protein At3g23880-like, with product MQHASAVESPRILLLSKPRGGAEPRIVVDDKFLVTSLPESSSWLHGVGSSCHGLLCFHDFYDRASYVLNPLTREVVLLPGVDPLRERWRPFSVGVGASRLTGRYKIVRLSYLRDGAVLAFRAEVLDQGSWSWRKVASAPPNLLLEEPVFAAGSIHWTDLGAGLAVGISSFDLAKEEFAPTPCPEGFRDPYLVELQGVLGLVDCLGEESVDVWVREEESGRWTKEYSVRLVPPLPMSSRYSLNVRRCGGGRKIALNYEDSFWFYDPATDELRHEQRDGASRATVACSITVSLLSPAQLWNDGG